In a single window of the Pseudomonas entomophila genome:
- the glgX gene encoding glycogen debranching protein GlgX, protein MSPRAPKKTRSVAPSRIREGLPFPLGATWDGLGVNFALFSANASKVELCLFDATGEHELERIELPEYTDETYHGYLPDAHPGLVYGYRVHGPYDPANGHRFNPNKLLIDPYAKQLVGTLKWSEALFGYTIGHPDGDLSFDERDSAPFVPKCKVIDPAFTWGRDQRVLIPWERTILYEAHTRGISMRHPAVPEDLRGTFAGLANDELLGHIKALGVSSIELLPIHAFVNDQHLLDKGLNNYWGYNSIAFFAPHPRYLASGKIAEFKEMVAHLHDAGLEVILDVVYNHTAEGNERGPTLSMRGIDNASYYRLMPDDKRFYINDSGTGNTLDLSHPCVLQLVTDSLRYWAGEMHVDGFRFDLATILGRYHDGYSERHGFLVACRQDPMLSQVKLIAEPWDCGPGGYQVGNFAPGWAEWNDRFRDTVRGFWKGDEGMLADFAARITASGDLFNNRGRRPYASVNFVTAHDGFTLRDLVSYNEKHNEDNDEDNQDGTPNNLSWNCGVEGPTHDPQINALRMRQMRNFFATLLLAQGTPMIVAGDEFSRTQHGNNNAYCQDSEIGWVNWELDQEGKELLAFVKRLTRLRLAYPILRRSRFLVGDYNEAIGVKDVTWLAPDGEEMTVEQWEDPHGRCLGMLMDGRAQASGIARPGAEATLLLIVNAYHDVVPFKLPTVPQGDYWSCLVDTDRPEMRKPQHLQFETVFEVKGRSLLLMALQREEE, encoded by the coding sequence ATGAGCCCCCGCGCCCCGAAGAAAACCCGCTCCGTCGCCCCGTCGCGCATCCGCGAAGGCCTGCCCTTCCCGCTCGGCGCCACCTGGGACGGCCTGGGGGTCAACTTCGCCCTGTTCTCGGCCAATGCCAGCAAGGTCGAACTGTGCCTGTTCGACGCCACCGGCGAACACGAGCTCGAGCGCATCGAGCTGCCCGAGTACACCGACGAGACCTACCACGGCTACCTGCCGGACGCCCATCCTGGCCTGGTCTATGGCTACCGCGTGCACGGCCCGTACGACCCGGCCAACGGCCATCGCTTCAACCCCAACAAGCTGCTGATCGACCCCTACGCCAAGCAACTGGTGGGCACGCTGAAATGGTCCGAGGCGCTGTTCGGCTACACCATCGGCCACCCCGACGGCGACCTGTCATTCGATGAGCGCGACAGCGCGCCCTTCGTGCCCAAGTGCAAGGTGATCGACCCGGCCTTCACCTGGGGCCGCGACCAGCGCGTGCTGATCCCCTGGGAGCGCACGATCCTCTACGAGGCCCACACCCGCGGCATCAGCATGCGCCACCCCGCCGTGCCAGAGGACTTGCGCGGCACCTTCGCCGGCCTTGCCAACGACGAACTGCTCGGCCACATCAAGGCACTTGGGGTGTCGAGCATCGAGCTGCTGCCGATCCACGCCTTCGTCAACGACCAGCATCTGCTGGACAAGGGCCTGAACAACTACTGGGGCTACAACAGCATCGCCTTCTTCGCCCCCCACCCGCGCTACCTGGCCAGCGGCAAGATCGCCGAGTTCAAGGAGATGGTCGCCCACCTGCACGACGCCGGGCTCGAGGTGATCCTCGACGTGGTCTACAACCACACCGCCGAAGGCAACGAGCGCGGCCCGACGCTGTCGATGCGCGGCATCGACAACGCCTCGTACTACCGCCTGATGCCCGACGACAAGCGCTTCTACATCAACGACTCCGGCACCGGCAACACCCTGGACCTCAGCCACCCCTGCGTGCTGCAACTGGTCACCGACTCACTGCGTTACTGGGCCGGCGAAATGCACGTGGATGGTTTCCGCTTCGACCTGGCGACCATCCTTGGCCGCTACCACGACGGCTACAGCGAGCGCCACGGCTTCCTCGTCGCCTGCCGCCAGGACCCGATGCTCAGCCAGGTCAAGCTGATCGCCGAACCCTGGGACTGCGGCCCCGGCGGGTACCAGGTGGGCAACTTCGCCCCCGGCTGGGCGGAGTGGAACGACCGCTTCCGCGACACCGTGCGCGGTTTCTGGAAGGGCGACGAAGGCATGCTCGCCGACTTCGCCGCGCGCATCACCGCCTCGGGCGACCTGTTCAACAACCGCGGCCGGCGCCCCTACGCCTCGGTCAACTTCGTCACCGCCCACGACGGTTTCACCCTGCGCGACCTGGTTTCGTACAACGAGAAACACAACGAGGACAACGACGAGGACAACCAGGACGGCACCCCCAACAACCTGTCGTGGAACTGCGGCGTGGAAGGCCCCACGCACGACCCGCAGATCAACGCCCTGCGCATGCGCCAGATGCGCAACTTCTTCGCCACCCTCCTGCTGGCCCAGGGCACGCCGATGATCGTCGCCGGCGACGAATTCAGCCGTACCCAGCACGGCAACAACAATGCCTACTGCCAGGACAGCGAAATCGGCTGGGTGAACTGGGAACTGGACCAGGAAGGCAAGGAATTGCTGGCCTTCGTCAAGCGCCTGACCCGGCTGCGTCTGGCCTACCCGATCCTGCGCCGCTCGCGTTTCCTGGTCGGCGACTACAACGAGGCGATCGGTGTCAAGGACGTGACCTGGCTCGCCCCCGACGGCGAGGAGATGACCGTCGAGCAGTGGGAAGACCCGCACGGGCGCTGCCTGGGCATGTTGATGGACGGTCGCGCCCAGGCCAGCGGCATCGCCCGGCCCGGCGCCGAAGCGACGCTGCTGCTGATCGTCAACGCCTACCACGACGTGGTGCCATTCAAGCTACCGACGGTGCCGCAGGGCGACTACTGGAGTTGCCTGGTGGACACCGACCGGCCGGAGATGCGCAAGCCGCAGCACCTGCAGTTCGAGACGGTGTTCGAGGTCAAGGGGCGGTCGTTGTTGTTGATGGCGCTGCAGCGTGAGGAGGAGTGA
- a CDS encoding DUF2934 domain-containing protein — MSVDEKRIREFAYQIWESEGKPAGQEDRHWDMARKLAEAESLAPKVAPRKKAAAKPKVAPVEKPAAVKKPRAVKKPTAG, encoded by the coding sequence ATGAGTGTCGATGAAAAACGTATTCGCGAATTCGCCTATCAGATCTGGGAGTCGGAGGGTAAGCCGGCCGGCCAGGAAGACCGCCATTGGGACATGGCGCGCAAGCTCGCCGAGGCCGAATCGTTGGCGCCTAAAGTCGCGCCACGCAAGAAGGCGGCCGCCAAGCCGAAGGTAGCGCCGGTGGAGAAACCTGCTGCCGTCAAGAAGCCTCGGGCAGTGAAGAAGCCAACGGCGGGCTGA